In Quercus robur chromosome 10, dhQueRobu3.1, whole genome shotgun sequence, a genomic segment contains:
- the LOC126704390 gene encoding ribonuclease J isoform X2: MKSAFRDGFTLSSALSSHQRMAAFGALSLCPYSLLCRPKYTTKRFVSCSLGSHTSSIDTRRSKVPRKRSGKMDGPRKSMEDSVQRKMEQFYEGSDGPPLRVLPIGGLGEIGMNCMLVGNYDRYILIDAGVMFPDYDELGVQKIVPDTTFIKRWSHKIEAVVITHGHEDHIGALPWVIPALDSRTPIFASSFTMELIKKRLKENGIFVPSRLRVFRTRRKFVAGPFEIEPIRVTHSIPDCCGLVLRCADGTILHTGDWKIDETPLDGKVFDREALEELSKEGVTLMMSDSTNILSPGRTISESVVANSLLRRISEAKGRVITTQFASNIHRLGSVKAAADLTGRKLVFVGMSLRTYLDAAWKDGKAPIDPSTLVKIEDIDAYAPKDLLIVTTGSQAEPRAALNLASYGGSHSLKLSKEDVILYSAKVIPGNESRVMKMLNRISEIGSSIVMGKNEGLHTSGHGYRGELEEILQIVKPQHFLPIHGELLFLKEHELLGRSTGIRHSCVIKNGEMLGVSHLRNRRVLSSGFASLGKENLQLMYSDGDKAFGTSSELCIDERQRIASDGIIVVSMEILRPQNVDGMIENSLKGKIRITTRCLWLDKGKLLDALHKAAHAALSSLPVNCPLSHMERTVAELLRKMVRKYSSKRPEVIAIALENPAAVLSDEVNARLSGKSHVGYGTSALRKVVDGHAEENQSDRMHTEDIANIQLEHSLQKNLKGEGNELERLLPKEDTIASSSSLAERPFSNSEDSDDFWKAFVTSSSPVDEVAKDNNGFVPRSKHVSMVEKDSVESAKDESSKLPNSSKPVKRNKWKPEEVKKLIDLRGELHSKFQVVKGRMALWEQISGSLLSDGINRSPGQCKSLWTSLVLKYEESKNGKESMESWPFFEDMSKILSN, translated from the exons ATGAAATCGGCGTTTCGTGATGGTTTTACTCTGTCGAGTGCACTGAGCTCGCATCAGAGAATGGCTGCCTTTGGAGCTCTCTCGCTGTGTCCGTACAGCCTCTTGTGCCGTCCGAAGTATACGACGAAACGTTTCGTTTCGTGCTCGCTTGGTTCTCATACTAGTAGTATAG ATACACGTAGATCTAAAGTACCGCGTAAAAGATCGGGAAAGATGGATGGGCCAAGGAAAAGTATGGAAGACTCGGTTCAGCGCAAGATGGAACAATTTTATGAGGGGTCTGATGGCCCACCCCTCCGTGTTCTTCCAATTGGTGGCCTGGGTGAAATCGGGATGAATTGCATGCTTGTGGGTAATTATGATCGATACATACTGATTGATGCTGGTGTCATGTTTCCAGA CTATGATGAACTTGGAGTCCAAAAAATTGTACCTGATACCACATTTATCAAAAGATGGAGTCACAAAATTGAAGCAGTTGTTATAACACATGGCCATGAAGATCACATTGGTGCGTTGCCTTGG GTAATTCCAGCTTTGGATTCTCGTACACCGatatttgcatcttcctttaCAATGGAG cTTATTAAAAAGCGTTTAAAGGAGAACGGGATTTTTGTTCCTTCTAGACTTAGGGTATTTAGAACACGGAGGAAGTTTGTGGCTGGCCCATTTGAAATAGAGCCTATCAGGGTTACCCATTCCATTCCTGATTGCTGTGGATTAGTTCTTCGCTGCGCTGATGGTACGATTCTTCATACTGGGGACTGGAAG ATTGATGAAACACCGTTGGATGGTAAAGTTTTTGATCGTGAAGCTTTAgaggaactttcaaaagaaggAGTAACATTG ATGATGAGTGACTCAACAAATATTCTCTCACCTGGAAGGACAATTAGCGAATCTGTCGTggcaaattcattgttgaggcgTATTTCTGAAGCTAAGGGAAGGGTAATTACAACTCAGTTTGCATCAAATATACACCGCCTTGGAAGTGTGAAAGCTGCTGCTGATTTAACTGGCAGAAAATTG GTATTTGTTGGGATGTCCTTAAGGACATATCTGGATGCAGCTTGGAAGGATGGGAAGGCACCAATTGATCCATCAACTCTG GTGAAAATTGAGGATATTGATGCCTATGCTCCCAAGGATTTGTTAATTGTCACAACTGGCTCTCAA GCAGAACCACGAGCTGCCTTAAATCTTGCATCGTATGGAGGTAGTCATTCTCTTAAACTGAGCAAGGAAGATGTAATATTGTACTCAGCAAAG GTAATCCCTGGTAATGAATCTCGAGTGATGAAAATGTTAAACCGGATATCAGAGATTGGATCGTCAATTGTAATGGGGAAGAATGAGGGCCTACATACATCTGGTCATGGATATCGAGGAGAACTG GAGGAAATACTTCAAATTGTGAAGCCACAACATTTTTTGCCCATACATGGAGAACTCTTGTTTTTGAAGGAGCATGAATTACTTGGAAGATCAACTGGTATTCGACACAGTTGT GTTATAAAGAATGGGGAGATGCTTGGGGTCTCTCATTTGAGAAATAGAAGAGTTCTTTCTAGTGGTTTCGCTTCCCTAGGGAAAGAGAATTTGCAG TTGATGTATAGTGATGGCGATAAAGCATTTGGTACATCATCAGAACTTTGCATTGATGAGAGACAAAGGATTGCGTCAGATGGCATTATAGTGGTCAG TATGGAAATTTTACGCCCTCAAAATGTAGATGGTATGATAGAGAATAGCTTGAAAGGGAAGATAAGAATCACTACAAGATGCTTATGGCTTGACAAAGGGAAGCTTTTAGATGCACTCCATAAAGCCGCTCATGCTGCACTTTCAAGCTTGCCTGTGAATTGTCCTCTATCCCACATGGAAAGAACTGTGGCTGAGCTATTGAGGAAGATGGTAAGGAAGTACAGTAGTAAAAGGCCTGAAGTCATTGCCATTGCTCTAGAGAACCCTGCAGCAGTTCTTTCTGATGAGGTAAATGCAAGGCTATCTGGCAAATCCCATGTTGGTTATGGAACATCAGCATTGAGAAAAGTGGTTGATGGACATGCAGAAGAAAATCAGTCCGATAGGATGCACACAGAAGACATTGCCAACATACAGTTAGAGCActctttacaaaaaaatttgaaag GTGAAGGTAACGAACTCGAAAGACTACTACCCAAGGAAGACACCATAGCTTCAAGTTCCAGCTTAGCAGAGAGGCCTTTCTCCAATTCTGAGGATTCAGATGATTTCTGGAAAGCATTTGTTACATCATCGTCACCTGTTGATGAAGTGGCAAAAGATAACAATGGTTTCGTTCCACGATCAAAACATGTCTCAATGGTTGAGAAGGACAGTGTTGAAAGTGCTAAAGATGAGTCCTCAAAGCTGCCAAATTCTTCCAAGCCTGTAAAACGAAATAAATGGAAACCTGAGGAGGTTAAGAAGCTAATTGATTTGCGCGGAGAATTGCATAGCAAATTCCAAGTTGTGAAGGGAAGAATGGCCCTTTGGGAACAGATATCTGGAAGCTTGTTGTCTGATGGGATCAATCGAAGTCCAGGACAATGCAAATCTCTATGGACATCTCTGGTTCTGAAATATGAG GAGAGCAAGAATGGGAAGGAAAGCATGGAGAGCTGGCCTTTTTttgaggacatgagtaaaattTTGTCTaattaa
- the LOC126704390 gene encoding ribonuclease J isoform X1 produces the protein MKSAFRDGFTLSSALSSHQRMAAFGALSLCPYSLLCRPKYTTKRFVSCSLGSHTSSIDTRRSKVPRKRSGKMDGPRKSMEDSVQRKMEQFYEGSDGPPLRVLPIGGLGEIGMNCMLVGNYDRYILIDAGVMFPDYDELGVQKIVPDTTFIKRWSHKIEAVVITHGHEDHIGALPWVIPALDSRTPIFASSFTMELIKKRLKENGIFVPSRLRVFRTRRKFVAGPFEIEPIRVTHSIPDCCGLVLRCADGTILHTGDWKIDETPLDGKVFDREALEELSKEGVTLMMSDSTNILSPGRTISESVVANSLLRRISEAKGRVITTQFASNIHRLGSVKAAADLTGRKLVFVGMSLRTYLDAAWKDGKAPIDPSTLVKIEDIDAYAPKDLLIVTTGSQAEPRAALNLASYGGSHSLKLSKEDVILYSAKVIPGNESRVMKMLNRISEIGSSIVMGKNEGLHTSGHGYRGELEEILQIVKPQHFLPIHGELLFLKEHELLGRSTGIRHSCVIKNGEMLGVSHLRNRRVLSSGFASLGKENLQLMYSDGDKAFGTSSELCIDERQRIASDGIIVVSMEILRPQNVDGMIENSLKGKIRITTRCLWLDKGKLLDALHKAAHAALSSLPVNCPLSHMERTVAELLRKMVRKYSSKRPEVIAIALENPAAVLSDEVNARLSGKSHVGYGTSALRKVVDGHAEENQSDRMHTEDIANIQLEHSLQKNLKGEGNELERLLPKEDTIASSSSLAERPFSNSEDSDDFWKAFVTSSSPVDEVAKDNNGFVPRSKHVSMVEKDSVESAKDESSKLPNSSKPVKRNKWKPEEVKKLIDLRGELHSKFQVVKGRMALWEQISGSLLSDGINRSPGQCKSLWTSLVLKYEETKNGKKSKKSWPYFEDMNRILSDLDVMAAK, from the exons ATGAAATCGGCGTTTCGTGATGGTTTTACTCTGTCGAGTGCACTGAGCTCGCATCAGAGAATGGCTGCCTTTGGAGCTCTCTCGCTGTGTCCGTACAGCCTCTTGTGCCGTCCGAAGTATACGACGAAACGTTTCGTTTCGTGCTCGCTTGGTTCTCATACTAGTAGTATAG ATACACGTAGATCTAAAGTACCGCGTAAAAGATCGGGAAAGATGGATGGGCCAAGGAAAAGTATGGAAGACTCGGTTCAGCGCAAGATGGAACAATTTTATGAGGGGTCTGATGGCCCACCCCTCCGTGTTCTTCCAATTGGTGGCCTGGGTGAAATCGGGATGAATTGCATGCTTGTGGGTAATTATGATCGATACATACTGATTGATGCTGGTGTCATGTTTCCAGA CTATGATGAACTTGGAGTCCAAAAAATTGTACCTGATACCACATTTATCAAAAGATGGAGTCACAAAATTGAAGCAGTTGTTATAACACATGGCCATGAAGATCACATTGGTGCGTTGCCTTGG GTAATTCCAGCTTTGGATTCTCGTACACCGatatttgcatcttcctttaCAATGGAG cTTATTAAAAAGCGTTTAAAGGAGAACGGGATTTTTGTTCCTTCTAGACTTAGGGTATTTAGAACACGGAGGAAGTTTGTGGCTGGCCCATTTGAAATAGAGCCTATCAGGGTTACCCATTCCATTCCTGATTGCTGTGGATTAGTTCTTCGCTGCGCTGATGGTACGATTCTTCATACTGGGGACTGGAAG ATTGATGAAACACCGTTGGATGGTAAAGTTTTTGATCGTGAAGCTTTAgaggaactttcaaaagaaggAGTAACATTG ATGATGAGTGACTCAACAAATATTCTCTCACCTGGAAGGACAATTAGCGAATCTGTCGTggcaaattcattgttgaggcgTATTTCTGAAGCTAAGGGAAGGGTAATTACAACTCAGTTTGCATCAAATATACACCGCCTTGGAAGTGTGAAAGCTGCTGCTGATTTAACTGGCAGAAAATTG GTATTTGTTGGGATGTCCTTAAGGACATATCTGGATGCAGCTTGGAAGGATGGGAAGGCACCAATTGATCCATCAACTCTG GTGAAAATTGAGGATATTGATGCCTATGCTCCCAAGGATTTGTTAATTGTCACAACTGGCTCTCAA GCAGAACCACGAGCTGCCTTAAATCTTGCATCGTATGGAGGTAGTCATTCTCTTAAACTGAGCAAGGAAGATGTAATATTGTACTCAGCAAAG GTAATCCCTGGTAATGAATCTCGAGTGATGAAAATGTTAAACCGGATATCAGAGATTGGATCGTCAATTGTAATGGGGAAGAATGAGGGCCTACATACATCTGGTCATGGATATCGAGGAGAACTG GAGGAAATACTTCAAATTGTGAAGCCACAACATTTTTTGCCCATACATGGAGAACTCTTGTTTTTGAAGGAGCATGAATTACTTGGAAGATCAACTGGTATTCGACACAGTTGT GTTATAAAGAATGGGGAGATGCTTGGGGTCTCTCATTTGAGAAATAGAAGAGTTCTTTCTAGTGGTTTCGCTTCCCTAGGGAAAGAGAATTTGCAG TTGATGTATAGTGATGGCGATAAAGCATTTGGTACATCATCAGAACTTTGCATTGATGAGAGACAAAGGATTGCGTCAGATGGCATTATAGTGGTCAG TATGGAAATTTTACGCCCTCAAAATGTAGATGGTATGATAGAGAATAGCTTGAAAGGGAAGATAAGAATCACTACAAGATGCTTATGGCTTGACAAAGGGAAGCTTTTAGATGCACTCCATAAAGCCGCTCATGCTGCACTTTCAAGCTTGCCTGTGAATTGTCCTCTATCCCACATGGAAAGAACTGTGGCTGAGCTATTGAGGAAGATGGTAAGGAAGTACAGTAGTAAAAGGCCTGAAGTCATTGCCATTGCTCTAGAGAACCCTGCAGCAGTTCTTTCTGATGAGGTAAATGCAAGGCTATCTGGCAAATCCCATGTTGGTTATGGAACATCAGCATTGAGAAAAGTGGTTGATGGACATGCAGAAGAAAATCAGTCCGATAGGATGCACACAGAAGACATTGCCAACATACAGTTAGAGCActctttacaaaaaaatttgaaag GTGAAGGTAACGAACTCGAAAGACTACTACCCAAGGAAGACACCATAGCTTCAAGTTCCAGCTTAGCAGAGAGGCCTTTCTCCAATTCTGAGGATTCAGATGATTTCTGGAAAGCATTTGTTACATCATCGTCACCTGTTGATGAAGTGGCAAAAGATAACAATGGTTTCGTTCCACGATCAAAACATGTCTCAATGGTTGAGAAGGACAGTGTTGAAAGTGCTAAAGATGAGTCCTCAAAGCTGCCAAATTCTTCCAAGCCTGTAAAACGAAATAAATGGAAACCTGAGGAGGTTAAGAAGCTAATTGATTTGCGCGGAGAATTGCATAGCAAATTCCAAGTTGTGAAGGGAAGAATGGCCCTTTGGGAACAGATATCTGGAAGCTTGTTGTCTGATGGGATCAATCGAAGTCCAGGACAATGCAAATCTCTATGGACATCTCTGGTTCTGAAATATGAG GAGACCAAGAATGGGAAGAAAAGCAAGAAGAGCTGGCCATATTTTGAGGACATGAATAGAATTTTGTCTGATCTTGATGTAATGGCAGCAAAATGA
- the LOC126704390 gene encoding ribonuclease J isoform X3: MAMKITLVIPALDSRTPIFASSFTMELIKKRLKENGIFVPSRLRVFRTRRKFVAGPFEIEPIRVTHSIPDCCGLVLRCADGTILHTGDWKIDETPLDGKVFDREALEELSKEGVTLMMSDSTNILSPGRTISESVVANSLLRRISEAKGRVITTQFASNIHRLGSVKAAADLTGRKLVFVGMSLRTYLDAAWKDGKAPIDPSTLVKIEDIDAYAPKDLLIVTTGSQAEPRAALNLASYGGSHSLKLSKEDVILYSAKVIPGNESRVMKMLNRISEIGSSIVMGKNEGLHTSGHGYRGELEEILQIVKPQHFLPIHGELLFLKEHELLGRSTGIRHSCVIKNGEMLGVSHLRNRRVLSSGFASLGKENLQLMYSDGDKAFGTSSELCIDERQRIASDGIIVVSMEILRPQNVDGMIENSLKGKIRITTRCLWLDKGKLLDALHKAAHAALSSLPVNCPLSHMERTVAELLRKMVRKYSSKRPEVIAIALENPAAVLSDEVNARLSGKSHVGYGTSALRKVVDGHAEENQSDRMHTEDIANIQLEHSLQKNLKGEGNELERLLPKEDTIASSSSLAERPFSNSEDSDDFWKAFVTSSSPVDEVAKDNNGFVPRSKHVSMVEKDSVESAKDESSKLPNSSKPVKRNKWKPEEVKKLIDLRGELHSKFQVVKGRMALWEQISGSLLSDGINRSPGQCKSLWTSLVLKYEETKNGKKSKKSWPYFEDMNRILSDLDVMAAK; encoded by the exons ATGGCCATGAAGATCACATTG GTAATTCCAGCTTTGGATTCTCGTACACCGatatttgcatcttcctttaCAATGGAG cTTATTAAAAAGCGTTTAAAGGAGAACGGGATTTTTGTTCCTTCTAGACTTAGGGTATTTAGAACACGGAGGAAGTTTGTGGCTGGCCCATTTGAAATAGAGCCTATCAGGGTTACCCATTCCATTCCTGATTGCTGTGGATTAGTTCTTCGCTGCGCTGATGGTACGATTCTTCATACTGGGGACTGGAAG ATTGATGAAACACCGTTGGATGGTAAAGTTTTTGATCGTGAAGCTTTAgaggaactttcaaaagaaggAGTAACATTG ATGATGAGTGACTCAACAAATATTCTCTCACCTGGAAGGACAATTAGCGAATCTGTCGTggcaaattcattgttgaggcgTATTTCTGAAGCTAAGGGAAGGGTAATTACAACTCAGTTTGCATCAAATATACACCGCCTTGGAAGTGTGAAAGCTGCTGCTGATTTAACTGGCAGAAAATTG GTATTTGTTGGGATGTCCTTAAGGACATATCTGGATGCAGCTTGGAAGGATGGGAAGGCACCAATTGATCCATCAACTCTG GTGAAAATTGAGGATATTGATGCCTATGCTCCCAAGGATTTGTTAATTGTCACAACTGGCTCTCAA GCAGAACCACGAGCTGCCTTAAATCTTGCATCGTATGGAGGTAGTCATTCTCTTAAACTGAGCAAGGAAGATGTAATATTGTACTCAGCAAAG GTAATCCCTGGTAATGAATCTCGAGTGATGAAAATGTTAAACCGGATATCAGAGATTGGATCGTCAATTGTAATGGGGAAGAATGAGGGCCTACATACATCTGGTCATGGATATCGAGGAGAACTG GAGGAAATACTTCAAATTGTGAAGCCACAACATTTTTTGCCCATACATGGAGAACTCTTGTTTTTGAAGGAGCATGAATTACTTGGAAGATCAACTGGTATTCGACACAGTTGT GTTATAAAGAATGGGGAGATGCTTGGGGTCTCTCATTTGAGAAATAGAAGAGTTCTTTCTAGTGGTTTCGCTTCCCTAGGGAAAGAGAATTTGCAG TTGATGTATAGTGATGGCGATAAAGCATTTGGTACATCATCAGAACTTTGCATTGATGAGAGACAAAGGATTGCGTCAGATGGCATTATAGTGGTCAG TATGGAAATTTTACGCCCTCAAAATGTAGATGGTATGATAGAGAATAGCTTGAAAGGGAAGATAAGAATCACTACAAGATGCTTATGGCTTGACAAAGGGAAGCTTTTAGATGCACTCCATAAAGCCGCTCATGCTGCACTTTCAAGCTTGCCTGTGAATTGTCCTCTATCCCACATGGAAAGAACTGTGGCTGAGCTATTGAGGAAGATGGTAAGGAAGTACAGTAGTAAAAGGCCTGAAGTCATTGCCATTGCTCTAGAGAACCCTGCAGCAGTTCTTTCTGATGAGGTAAATGCAAGGCTATCTGGCAAATCCCATGTTGGTTATGGAACATCAGCATTGAGAAAAGTGGTTGATGGACATGCAGAAGAAAATCAGTCCGATAGGATGCACACAGAAGACATTGCCAACATACAGTTAGAGCActctttacaaaaaaatttgaaag GTGAAGGTAACGAACTCGAAAGACTACTACCCAAGGAAGACACCATAGCTTCAAGTTCCAGCTTAGCAGAGAGGCCTTTCTCCAATTCTGAGGATTCAGATGATTTCTGGAAAGCATTTGTTACATCATCGTCACCTGTTGATGAAGTGGCAAAAGATAACAATGGTTTCGTTCCACGATCAAAACATGTCTCAATGGTTGAGAAGGACAGTGTTGAAAGTGCTAAAGATGAGTCCTCAAAGCTGCCAAATTCTTCCAAGCCTGTAAAACGAAATAAATGGAAACCTGAGGAGGTTAAGAAGCTAATTGATTTGCGCGGAGAATTGCATAGCAAATTCCAAGTTGTGAAGGGAAGAATGGCCCTTTGGGAACAGATATCTGGAAGCTTGTTGTCTGATGGGATCAATCGAAGTCCAGGACAATGCAAATCTCTATGGACATCTCTGGTTCTGAAATATGAG GAGACCAAGAATGGGAAGAAAAGCAAGAAGAGCTGGCCATATTTTGAGGACATGAATAGAATTTTGTCTGATCTTGATGTAATGGCAGCAAAATGA